The Phycisphaerae bacterium genome window below encodes:
- a CDS encoding RNA-binding protein gives MRGLFEPFGEVQRASIVMDRATGRSRGFGFVEMASDDQARQAIEELGGKEYDGRALTVNEAKPRENGPRAGGRGPAGAGRFAR, from the coding sequence CTGCGCGGGCTGTTCGAGCCGTTCGGCGAGGTGCAGCGGGCGTCGATCGTGATGGACCGGGCGACCGGGCGGTCGCGCGGGTTCGGATTTGTCGAGATGGCCAGCGACGACCAGGCCCGCCAGGCGATCGAGGAGCTCGGCGGGAAGGAATATGACGGCCGGGCGTTAACCGTCAACGAGGCCAAGCCGCGGGAAAACGGTCCCAGAGCAGGCGGGCGCGGACCGGCCGGAGCGGGACGCTTCGCCCGATAG